The Synechococcus sp. WH 8101 sequence GGCGCCGTGGCGTGAATCGCCTGGTGGAGCAGGCCCTGGGTGATCGGGAGCGTCCCGGTCGCGATGGCCTCTACCTCCCCGGCCTCGCCGCCGGTGGTGTGCAGCTGCAGGATCGCTACGGCAGCCTCAGCCATCCGGGCGTGAGTGAAGCGGAAATGACCTTTCTCGCCGCTGTGCCTGCCACGATGGCGGCGCTTCTTGCCGAGCAGTTGCCGCCGCTGCTGCCCGAGCTGGGGGAAGGGGAGCTGCAGCTGGAGATTCAGCGGGCGATTCTCGACACCCAGGTTTCACCCACGATCAATCTGAACAGCCTCTTCGCCCGGCTCCCCGACGCTGTGGAGCGGCAACGTCAGCTGCAGACGATGCTCGCGGATGTGATGGTCACCCTGATGGACCGGGCGGCGGCGGCGGGATTGGCGGAGTCGTTCTTTCTGCATGTGGCGCCCAACCTGGGCCGGGATGCGGAGGGGCAGGAGCGTCTCAAGCCGGCCCAGCCTGGGGATGTGGGCAGCACCGACATTCAGTTCATGCTGCGCGGCGCCATCAAGGAGGTGGGGCTGCTGGTGTTGATCAATCGCCATATCGCCGCCCGCACCGGTGAGGCTCCCCTCGGTGCTGAGTTCAACGTGCGCTGCGCCCCCCACGACCATGCGGCCCTGCTCGATCTCTGCCATCGCCACATCCCGCTTGATCAGATGCCCCATCTGGTGGGGGTGGGTGACACGGTCACCTCCCATCCCTGTCCGCAGGGGTCGGGCTGGCTGCGTGGCGGCAGCGATCGCGGCTTTCTCACCCTGCTGCAGGAACTCGGTGAGAGCTATGGCCAGCCCAACCGCGTCGTGCTTGTCGACAGCAGCGGTGGCGAGGTGGATCGCCCCTCTCTCGCCGATGGATCGTTGGCGGGGATCAGCGATCCGGAGGATCCGCTCCGCTTCGATGTCTGCGTACCCGGTGGCCCAGAGGCCTACGTGAACTGGTTCAAGACGTTGGCGTTCGCGCGGAGGCGGAACTGAGGGTTCGGGGAAGCACCCGCATCATGAAGGGCAGGGCGGTGATCGACGGTTTGCCGCCACTAACCCACACCGCCTGCTCTTCGCTCCACAGCCTGCGGCCCGGCACGATCAGGCGCGACTTGGAGGCATGGTCGGGCAGAAACGCCGCCGAGAAACCTCGGGCCTGCACGAAGCGGTGCAGGTCATCGAACAAGACGCCATCGTCGGTTTCGATCACCTCCAGGCGACCATCGGGCCGGAAGCCATACAGGATGCGCACGTCGGCCAGACGCATCGGGCCATAGACGCCGCGATAGGTGCTGGGCGGGGTTGAGTTGGGATGGGCGAAGGCATGGAGCCCACCGATGAAAAGGCGATAGCGCTGCTGGCGCTCGGGGGTGAGATCACCAAAGCCGTAGCGCAGCTCTCCCGCTTCGGTGACGGCGATGTAGGCACGCTCGGAGGCAGCGGCTCGATTGCCGGCCCGGCGGATGCCATCGCTCAACATCAAATCGCCATGGAGCACCATGCCCAGCGGTTCGTTCGGATGGCCCTTTTCAAAAGTGGGACCGGTGAAGAACAGCAGGGCCTCGGCATCCCGATTCGCCTCCAACTCCCGGTTCCAGCCGCCGAAGAATTCCAGGTCCACCCAGCGGGGATCGAGGATCACACTCGAATACCCCACCGACACCGTGCTGCCGTCATCGCGGCTGAGCTGCTGCACCTGGTCGGCTTGGAAGACGGCGATCTCCGCCAACGGGGGTGGTTGGGGAGGAGGTTCCGGCAGGAGCCAAGCCAACGACTCGATGCTGCTGGCTTGGCGATCAGAGTTCTGTGCGACCCGCCAGAAGGGTTGGGCTGCCGCCACCAGGGCACCGAGAAGAGTGGAGGCCACTCCGATCGCCACAAGGGTGCCCGCTTTCATGATCCGAAGGGGATCTCAGCGTGGCCATCCTGTCGCGATCCGGCGCTGGGCTGCGGCATTTTCACCAAAGCCTCATCCAATCCTGTGGACGCGGAGCGTCGTTGGCTTCCAGACTGAAATCAAGGCGACATGGGGGTGATCACCATGGGACAGGCTCATCCACCTCTGTCGCTGCCTCGGCACGCCAGTCTCTGTTTGGCGGTCGGTCCCGACAGCGGCGATGCCGACGACGACAGCTGCTGGGAGTGTGTGCAGGGCGAGCTGAGTGAACTCAGCCCTGAGGGGGCCTGCATCGTTCTGGATGCCGATCTGGGACCGACCCGCGCCAGCCATGGCCACCTCAGCCTCGAAGACGACCAGGGCCACTTCGGACATCGACGTCGGGTGCGTGTGCTCTGGCATCGACGCGATATGGGCCACAGTTGCCTCGGTCTTGGCTTCACGTCCTGAGGAGAATGCCCTAGTGCTGCCGCTCCGCCTGCTGCCGCTCACCTCTGCACTCGCGGCACCTGCCCTCGCCTTGTCGCTGGCCAAAGCCGCCGAGCCGCCTGCGGCCTGTGCCGCACCGCAGCCCGGTCAGTATTTGGTGGTGGCGCGGGGCAGCCGCGCCGGTGTGCCGGTGGGGCGGCTCAATCTGGAAACCTGGCAGGCGGATGGTTCCGTGCGCGGTCGTCGTTTTCTGCGCGTGGGTCGCAGCTACAGCGCCTCCAGTTATGAGGGCCGCTGGTCCAGCCTGGGTGGTTGCGGGGCGACGGTGAGCCGAGGGGATGCCGGGCCGTCGAGCCAGCTGTTGCTCAATCAGGTCGGTCGGCCCCGGGTGGGCCTCACCATGGCCGCAGACACGGTGGTGAGTGAGCGCTGGATTCACCAGCCCGACACGGCCTGCACCGCCACCACGCTCGAAGGCACCGTGCTCAGCGATCAACAGGGCTTCAATGCCGAGGGCGCCAACTGGGTGGCCAATGCCGTGATCCAGCGGGAGGTGTGGTCGAACTGGGGCATGGCTGGCCTGGCGGTGTCGTCCTATGGCGGCAAGGCCGAGGTCGCGGCCTATCAAGGTCGCTTCACCCAGGAGGACGGCTGCCTGGGGCGCATCCGCCAACAGGACGCCAAGGGTGTGACCTACGCCTATGTGGCGATCTTGCGCTCTGATGGCCAGGGCTATGCCTATTTGCAGACCCAGGGGGATGGCCTCACGGTGGCCCTGCTCAACCGTGAAGAGACCTGAAGCTGAGTGAAGAAATCGGCGGATCTCGCCCTTGCCGGTTGCTGGATCAGGGCCCTTGATCAACACTGAGATCACTGATTCGGAGGCTCCTATGTCGGATGACACTCCACCCCGCCAGCAACGAGGAGTTGGCTGACGTGTTCGGACCCTGCTCCAACAGTCTCACTTGATTTCTGAAGTCTTCAGCTGAACAAAGCCCCTGCGATTGGACGGTTCTGCTGAGTCCCGATGCATCGCCCTAGGTGCCCCCGGGTGAATAAGACTTCCCACCATGAAACGTCATGGCCCCAGGGCCCTTCGCCGGCCACTCCGCCACACATTGTTCACACAAGATTTCACGGTTCACGATCACAACGATCCGCTGCATCGACAGCACCATGAACCAGAGGCCCGGCCCTAGGTCGGGCCTCTCTGTTGTTCGCCAGAATGCGTTAGCGCCTCAAGCAGCCCGCTGACCTGCTCCTCGACGTCTCGTCTGTTCCCGCCCCTGCAGCGCCGTCGGCTGCAGACCCTGCAGGTGAATCTCGGCTACCGCTGCAATCAGAGCTGCAGCCATTGCCACGTCAACGCCGGGCCGTGGCGCACCGAAGCGATGGCGGAGGCCCAGATCGAGCAGGTGCTCGAGGTGTTGGCCCATCCCAGCGTCGAAACCCTGGATCTCACCGGCGGCGCTCCGGAGCTGCACCCCCGCTTTCGCTCCTTAGTGCGGCGGGCCCGGGC is a genomic window containing:
- the stpA gene encoding glucosylglycerol 3-phosphatase, whose protein sequence is MQSLSLNQLHDELAASPDLLIIQDLDGVCMPLVQDPLTRKLPADYVQAAADLHGHFNVLTNGEHEGRRGVNRLVEQALGDRERPGRDGLYLPGLAAGGVQLQDRYGSLSHPGVSEAEMTFLAAVPATMAALLAEQLPPLLPELGEGELQLEIQRAILDTQVSPTINLNSLFARLPDAVERQRQLQTMLADVMVTLMDRAAAAGLAESFFLHVAPNLGRDAEGQERLKPAQPGDVGSTDIQFMLRGAIKEVGLLVLINRHIAARTGEAPLGAEFNVRCAPHDHAALLDLCHRHIPLDQMPHLVGVGDTVTSHPCPQGSGWLRGGSDRGFLTLLQELGESYGQPNRVVLVDSSGGEVDRPSLADGSLAGISDPEDPLRFDVCVPGGPEAYVNWFKTLAFARRRN